One window of Hydrogenispora ethanolica genomic DNA carries:
- a CDS encoding serine hydrolase, with product MNVKTLFDLFRGQEKAALALFDDSFLAQVPPEKVIAILNLYQQQLGPLVNVTGRDGQYTLVFEKGTAPASITLNGNQKIIGLWFGHWALNEDSKEKIMAEFQKLPGKVAVCVMKNNEQVLLALNENTPLAAGSTFKLYVLKAVYDQVQTGKIAWDTVIPLNGQNQSLPSGILQEWPDKTPVTLKTLTNLMISISDNTAADLLIDYLGRETIEKYVSPLNRPFLKTAEMFKLKFGADPSLPQKYIAAGAARKREILKDLAHMDLAGLRTPPAPVFSDEIEWFFSARELCQTIHDLRNSDEIRINSGLAAKADWSLAGYKGGSEPGVLQYTHLLRKKDSKDLYALSVTVNDARNPIDEAKVTELTVRLINLIKEWKD from the coding sequence ATGAATGTCAAGACGCTTTTCGATTTGTTCCGGGGTCAGGAAAAAGCGGCGCTCGCTCTATTCGACGACTCTTTTTTGGCCCAAGTGCCGCCGGAGAAAGTCATCGCAATCCTCAATCTTTATCAGCAGCAGCTGGGCCCGTTGGTGAATGTCACCGGCAGGGACGGCCAGTACACGCTGGTATTTGAGAAGGGGACCGCGCCCGCGAGCATCACCTTGAACGGGAACCAAAAAATAATCGGCCTATGGTTCGGCCATTGGGCCTTGAACGAGGACTCCAAGGAAAAAATCATGGCCGAGTTTCAAAAGCTCCCCGGAAAAGTCGCGGTCTGTGTCATGAAGAACAATGAACAAGTGTTGCTGGCGCTGAACGAGAATACTCCGCTGGCGGCCGGGTCGACCTTCAAACTCTATGTCTTGAAGGCCGTATATGACCAGGTTCAAACCGGTAAAATTGCCTGGGACACCGTCATCCCCTTGAACGGCCAAAACCAATCGCTCCCCTCGGGGATATTGCAGGAATGGCCCGACAAGACTCCGGTTACTCTTAAGACCCTGACGAATTTGATGATTTCCATCAGCGACAATACGGCCGCGGATCTACTGATCGATTATCTCGGGCGGGAGACCATTGAAAAGTATGTTTCTCCGCTCAACCGGCCTTTTTTGAAGACGGCCGAAATGTTCAAATTGAAATTCGGCGCCGACCCGTCGCTCCCCCAAAAATATATCGCGGCCGGCGCGGCGCGGAAGCGGGAAATCCTCAAAGATCTGGCCCATATGGATTTAGCGGGGCTCCGGACCCCGCCCGCGCCGGTGTTCAGCGACGAAATCGAATGGTTTTTCAGCGCCAGGGAACTTTGTCAGACGATTCATGATCTGAGGAACAGCGATGAAATCCGCATCAACTCCGGTCTGGCCGCGAAAGCGGATTGGTCGCTCGCCGGTTACAAGGGCGGCTCCGAACCCGGGGTGCTGCAATATACTCATTTGTTGCGGAAAAAGGATTCGAAGGATTTATACGCCCTGTCGGTCACGGTGAATGATGCCCGGAATCCGATTGATGAAGCGAAAGTGACGGAATTGACCGTAAGGTTGATCAATCTGATTAAAGAGTGGAAAGATTAG